GCCGCCCTTGACCACCTTGGCCACGCGGTTGACCGCAATCAGCTTTTCCTGCAGCCCGTCGCCCTGTACTTGTGCGTCTACACTCGCCATGATTCACCCTTAAAACTCGAGACCGGCTTCCCGCGCGGCATCCGCCAGCGCCTTGACTCGGCCGTGATATTTGTAACCGGAACGGTCGAAAGCAACCCGGGTCACGCCCGCTGCCCTGGCCTTCTCCGCGATGGCCTTGCCGACGGCGGTGGCCGCGGTGGCATTGCCGGTCTTGGCCAACTCGGCACGCAGGGCCTTGTCCAGGGTCGATGCGGCGGCGACGACCTTGTCGCCGTCGGGGGCAAAGACCTGTGCGTAGATGTGGCGCGGAGTACGGTAAACGCTCAGGCGGTAATCGCCCAGTTCGCGTATCTTGGCGCGCGCACGCCGTGCACGACGCAGCCGCGCTGCCTTCTTGTCCAGTGTTGCCATTTCGATAACCTCTCTGCACCAGCGACGATTCCGACCGCCGCCTTGCCTGTGTCGTTACAACTTATTTCTTCTTGGCTTCCTTGCGGACGATCGTCTCGTCCGCGTACTTCACGCCCTTGCCCTTATAGGGCTCGGGCGGACGGAAGCCGCGAATCTCTGCCGCGACCTGACCCACGGCCTGCTTGTCCACGCCCTTGACCACAACCTCGGTCTGACTCGGGGTCTCGATGGTGATCCCCTCGGGCACCTCGTAGTTGATCGGGTGCGAGAAGCCCAGGGTGAGGTTCAGGACCTTGCCCTGCGCCTGGGCGCGATAACCGACGCCGACCAGTTCCAGCTTGCGCTCGAAACCGTCCTTCACGCCGACCAGCATGTTGTTGATGTTGGCACGCGTGGTCCCGGCCTGGGCCCAGGCCTGCTTGGATTCCTTGCGCGGCTTGAAGCTCAGCACATTCTCGTCGCGCGAGACTTCCACATCCTCGTGGACGTTGTAATGCATCTCGCCCTTGGGGCCCTTGATCTTCACGGCCTGGCCGGTCATCTCGAACTCGACGCCCGCCGGAAGCTGGATCGGATAATTTGCGATACGTGACATAACTGCGCGCCTTAACTTAGCTGACGGTGCAGAGGACTTCGCCGCCCTGGCCGCTGGCGCGCGCCTCGCGGTCACTCATCACGCCACGCGAGGTGGATATGATGGCAACACCGAGACCACCGTTGACCTGGGGCAGTTCATCCTTGCCCTTATAGATTCTCAGACCCGGACGACTGACACGCTTGATGTGCATGATCACGGGCCGGCCCTGATAATACTTCAGGCCGATACGCAGCTGCGGCTTCTTGCCCTCGTCCTCGACGCTGTAGTCGCCGATATAGCCCTCGTCCTTCAACACCTTGGCGATGGCCGCCTTCTGCTTGGACGCAGGCATGACCACCTCCGCCATCTCGGCGGTCTGGGCGTTGCGGATGCGGGTCAGCATGTCCGCCAGGGGATCCGACATACTCATGTGCAATTATCCTCGCGACTCAATTCTTACCAACTGGCCTTGACCAGGCCCGGAACCTCGCCTTTCATGGCGTGCTCACGCAGCTTGTTGCGGCACAGGCCGAACTTGCGGTACACGGCATGCGGACGACCGGTCAGCTGGCAACGGCGCTGCATCCGGGCCGGACTGGCATCGCGCGGCAGCTTGTTCAGCTTGTTCACGGCGTCCATGCGCTCTTCGACGCTGGTCTCCGGGTTCTTGATAACCGCCTTCAGTTCGGCCCGCTTGGCGGCATACTTCTTCACCGTCTTCAGGCGCTTGGCTTCGCGGGCAATCATGGATTTCTTGGCCATAGTACCTATTCCTTAATTGCGGAAGGGGAAGCTGAAGGCCGACAGCAGGGCCTTGGCTTCCTCGTCCGTCTTGGCGGTGGTGGTAATGGTGATATCCATCCCACGCAGTGCATCAACCTTGTCGTAATCGATTTCCGGGAAGATGATCTGTTCCTTCACGCCCATGCTGTAGTTGCCACGGCCATCGAAGGACTTGCCACTCACGCCGCGGAAGTCACGCACGCGCGGAATGGCGATATTGATCAGCCGATCCAGGAATTCATACATGCGCTCACGGCGCAGCGTCACCTTGCAGCCGATGGGCCAGCCCTCGCGGACCTTGAAGCCGGCAACGGACTTGCGCGCCTTGGTCACGATAGCCTTCTGCCCGGCGATCTTCTCCATATCGCCGACGGCGTTTTCCATGACCTTTCGATCTGCCACGGCCTCGCCCACACCCATATTGAGCGTGATCTTGGTAATCTTGGGGACTTCCATGACGTTGGCGTAACCAAACTGCTCCTGGAGCTGCTTGATCACGGTGTCCCGATAGTGATCCTGTAACCTTGCCATCGCTGCAACCAACCTGTAATGAATTAAGCGTCTACCACTTCACCGGTGGATTTGAACACGCGCACCTTGCGGCCGTCCTCCAGCGTCTTGAAACCAACCCGCTCGCCCTTGCTGGTCTGAGGGTTGAACAGCATCACGTTGGACACCTGAATCGGCGCCTCCTTCTGCATGATGCCCCCGGCCACGCCGGCGCCCGGGTTCGGCTTCTGGTGCTTCTTGACGACGTTGACGTTTTCAACAATCAACCGATCATCATCCAGCACCCGCAGCACGCTGCCGCGCTTGCCCTTGTCCTTGCCAGCGGTGACGACGACTTCGTCACCTTTCTTGATCTTACGCATGTCGAAACCCTGCCTGTGTTAGAGCACTTCCGGAGCCAGTGACACGATCTTCATGAACTTGTCGCCGCGCAGCTCGCGGGTGACAGGGCCGAAGATACGGGTACCGATGGGCTCCAGCTTGTTGTTCAGGAGTACCGCCGCATTGGTATCGAAGCGGATCAGGGAACCATCGGGGCGGCGCACACCCTTACGGCTGCGCACGACGACGGCGTTGTAGACCTCGCCTTTCTTGACCTTGCCGCGCGGGATGGCTTCCTTCACGCTGACCTTGATCACGTCGCCGATCCCGGCATAGCGGCGATGCGAACCGCCCAGCACCTTGATGCACTGGACTTCGCGGGCGCCGCTGTTGTCGGCGACATTCAGCATGGTTTGCATCTGAATCATGACGGCTTCCTAAAAACTGTATGAACTCGGCGACTGTCTTCAGACCGCCTCGGCACGCTCGACCACGGACACCAGACGAAAGGTCTTGGTCTTCGACAGCGGGCGGCACTCCTGGATCGTAACCAGATCCCCTTCCTGGCACTCGTTGTTCTCGTCGTGCACATGGTATTTGGTGGACCGGCGGATATACTTGCCGTACAGGGGGTGACGCACACGACGCTCGATCATCACGGTCGCGGTCTTGTCCATCCTGTTGCTGATCACGCGCCCGGTCAGGGTGCGCTCGACTTTCTGTTCTTCACTCATGCTGCATCACCCGACTTCGCCATTTCATTCAGCACGGTCTTGATACGTGCAATATCCTTGCGCACACGCTTGAACTGGTGCGGGCGCGACAACTGGCCCGTGGCATTCTGCATACGCAGATTGAACTGCTCGCGCAGCAGGCCCGTCAGTTCCTCGCGCAGCTCGGCAGTGGATTTGTTTCGCATGTCGTTCGCTTTCATCACATCACCGTCCGGTTGACAAAGGTGATACCGACCGGAAGCTTGGCCGCGGCGAGACGGAAGGCTTCCCGCGCCATCTCCTCGGAGACACCCTCGATTTCGTACAGCACACGGCCGGGCTGGATCTTGGCGACCCAGTACTCGACGTTGCCCTTGCCCTTGCCCATGCGGACCTCGATGGGCTTCTTGGTCACAGGCACGTCCGGGAACACGCGGATCCACAGCTTGCCGCCACGCTTGACATGACGGGTGATGGCGCGGCGCGCGGCCTCGATCTGGCGCGCAGTCACCTGGCCACGGGTGGTTGCCTTGATCGCATACTCACCGAAGCTGACACGGTTGCCCGAAGTGGACAGCCCGCGGTTACGGCCCTTCTGTTGTTTGCGAAATTTGGTGCGTTTCGGTTGCAGCATGATCCAGAACTCCGTTAGCCTGCCGCGGCCTTCTTGCCGGCATCGGTTTCAGCGCTTTGTTCGCCCTTGCCGAACACCTCGCCCTTGAATATCCAGACCTTCACGCCGATGATTCCGTAAGTGGTACGGGCCTCGGCGAAGCCATAGTCGATATCGGCACGCAGCGTGTGCAGCGGGACCCGGCCCTCACGGTACCATTCGGTACGCGCGATCTCGGCGCCGTTGAGTCGGCCGGCCACGTTGATGCGGATACCCTGGGCACCCAGACGCATCGAGTTGCCCACGGCGCGCTTCATGGCGCGACGGAACATGATGCGGCGCTCGAGCTGCTGGGCCACGCTCTCGGCCACCAGCTGCGCATCGAGTTCGGGCTTGCGGATCTCCTCGATGTTGATGTGCACCGGGATGCCCATCAGGCGGGAGACGTCCTTGCGCAGGGCCTCGATATCCTCGCCCTTCTTGCCGATCACGATACCCGGACGCGCGGTGTAGATCGTGATCATGGCATTCTTGGCCGGGCGTTCGATCTTGATCCGGCTCACAGAGGCATGCGACAGGCGCTGCTTGAGGTAGTCACGCACCTTGATGTCGTTGTTCAGATACTCGGCGAACTGCCGGGAATCCGCATACCACTTGGAGGTCCAGTCCTTGACTATCCCCAGGCGAATACCGTTTGGATTGACTTTTTGACCCATTCCGAACTCTCTTTATGCTGTATCCGCAGCGTTAATCGGCGACCGTCACGGTGATGTGGCTGGTCTGCTTTAAAATACGGTTGGCGCGGCCCTTGGCGCGCGCACGGAAGCGCTTCAGCGTCGGACCCTCGTTGACCATGATGGTCGAGATCTTCAGCTCGTCGATATCGGCGCCTTCATTGTGCTCGGCGTTGGCGATGGCGGACTCCAGCACCTTGCGCACGATGCCAGCCGCCTTCTTCTGACTGAACATCAGGGTCTGCAGCGCCCGCTCGACCGGCATGCCGCGCACCTGATCGGCCACCAGACGGCACTTCTGGGGCGAGATTCGCGCAAAACGCAATTTGGCACTGACCTGCATCTGACTCACTCCCTTACCTGGACTTCTTGTCGGCCGCGTGACCCTTGAAGGTACGCGTGGCGGCAAACTCACCGAGCTTATGGCCGATCATGTTCTCGTTGATCAGCACGGGCACGTGCTGACGCCCGTTGTGCACGGCGATGGTGAGCCCCACCATGTCCGGCAGGATCATGGAGCGGCGCGACCAGGT
This sequence is a window from Thiohalobacter thiocyanaticus. Protein-coding genes within it:
- the rplR gene encoding 50S ribosomal protein L18; protein product: MDKKAARLRRARRARAKIRELGDYRLSVYRTPRHIYAQVFAPDGDKVVAAASTLDKALRAELAKTGNATAATAVGKAIAEKARAAGVTRVAFDRSGYKYHGRVKALADAAREAGLEF
- the rplF gene encoding 50S ribosomal protein L6 yields the protein MSRIANYPIQLPAGVEFEMTGQAVKIKGPKGEMHYNVHEDVEVSRDENVLSFKPRKESKQAWAQAGTTRANINNMLVGVKDGFERKLELVGVGYRAQAQGKVLNLTLGFSHPINYEVPEGITIETPSQTEVVVKGVDKQAVGQVAAEIRGFRPPEPYKGKGVKYADETIVRKEAKKK
- the rpsH gene encoding 30S ribosomal protein S8, with amino-acid sequence MSMSDPLADMLTRIRNAQTAEMAEVVMPASKQKAAIAKVLKDEGYIGDYSVEDEGKKPQLRIGLKYYQGRPVIMHIKRVSRPGLRIYKGKDELPQVNGGLGVAIISTSRGVMSDREARASGQGGEVLCTVS
- the rpsN gene encoding 30S ribosomal protein S14, coding for MAKKSMIAREAKRLKTVKKYAAKRAELKAVIKNPETSVEERMDAVNKLNKLPRDASPARMQRRCQLTGRPHAVYRKFGLCRNKLREHAMKGEVPGLVKASW
- the rplE gene encoding 50S ribosomal protein L5: MARLQDHYRDTVIKQLQEQFGYANVMEVPKITKITLNMGVGEAVADRKVMENAVGDMEKIAGQKAIVTKARKSVAGFKVREGWPIGCKVTLRRERMYEFLDRLINIAIPRVRDFRGVSGKSFDGRGNYSMGVKEQIIFPEIDYDKVDALRGMDITITTTAKTDEEAKALLSAFSFPFRN
- the rplX gene encoding 50S ribosomal protein L24 — translated: MRKIKKGDEVVVTAGKDKGKRGSVLRVLDDDRLIVENVNVVKKHQKPNPGAGVAGGIMQKEAPIQVSNVMLFNPQTSKGERVGFKTLEDGRKVRVFKSTGEVVDA
- the rplN gene encoding 50S ribosomal protein L14; this translates as MIQMQTMLNVADNSGAREVQCIKVLGGSHRRYAGIGDVIKVSVKEAIPRGKVKKGEVYNAVVVRSRKGVRRPDGSLIRFDTNAAVLLNNKLEPIGTRIFGPVTRELRGDKFMKIVSLAPEVL
- the rpsQ gene encoding 30S ribosomal protein S17 translates to MSEEQKVERTLTGRVISNRMDKTATVMIERRVRHPLYGKYIRRSTKYHVHDENNECQEGDLVTIQECRPLSKTKTFRLVSVVERAEAV
- the rpmC gene encoding 50S ribosomal protein L29 — encoded protein: MKANDMRNKSTAELREELTGLLREQFNLRMQNATGQLSRPHQFKRVRKDIARIKTVLNEMAKSGDAA
- the rplP gene encoding 50S ribosomal protein L16, whose protein sequence is MLQPKRTKFRKQQKGRNRGLSTSGNRVSFGEYAIKATTRGQVTARQIEAARRAITRHVKRGGKLWIRVFPDVPVTKKPIEVRMGKGKGNVEYWVAKIQPGRVLYEIEGVSEEMAREAFRLAAAKLPVGITFVNRTVM
- the rpsC gene encoding 30S ribosomal protein S3; this translates as MGQKVNPNGIRLGIVKDWTSKWYADSRQFAEYLNNDIKVRDYLKQRLSHASVSRIKIERPAKNAMITIYTARPGIVIGKKGEDIEALRKDVSRLMGIPVHINIEEIRKPELDAQLVAESVAQQLERRIMFRRAMKRAVGNSMRLGAQGIRINVAGRLNGAEIARTEWYREGRVPLHTLRADIDYGFAEARTTYGIIGVKVWIFKGEVFGKGEQSAETDAGKKAAAG
- the rplV gene encoding 50S ribosomal protein L22; protein product: MQVSAKLRFARISPQKCRLVADQVRGMPVERALQTLMFSQKKAAGIVRKVLESAIANAEHNEGADIDELKISTIMVNEGPTLKRFRARAKGRANRILKQTSHITVTVAD
- the rpsS gene encoding 30S ribosomal protein S19, which codes for MPRSVRKGPFVDEHLSKKVDAAVAANSRKPIKTWSRRSMILPDMVGLTIAVHNGRQHVPVLINENMIGHKLGEFAATRTFKGHAADKKSR